In a single window of the Frondihabitans peucedani genome:
- the lysS gene encoding lysine--tRNA ligase, which produces MTDAPAPSPDTASPELTDDEVFEQKAVRLAKRERLIESGVGAYPVGVPVTTTIPAVRAAYESLETDSASGDTVGVAGRVVHFRIGGKLCFAVLQSGDGSRLQVMVSLAEVGAASLQEWKELVDLGDHVFVSGEVISSRRGELSVLVKEWAIAAKAILPLPNLHSELSEETRVRSRYLDLIVREQARTTARTRAAVMKSLRATFDSHEFLEVETPMLQTIHGGASARPFATHSNAFDTELYLRIAPELYLKRAAVGGIERVYEINRNFRNEGADSTHSPEFSMIEAYQAYGDYNQIADLTQELIQNAAIAVAGSTLVTWADGTEYDLGGEWSRISMYDSLSQAAGMHITPDTPLGELQAVASDVGISVAQETHGKLVEELWEHFVKGSLTRPTFVMDFPVDTSPLVRAHRSKPGVVEKWDLYVRGFELATGYSELVDPVVQRERFIEQARLGARGDVEAMRLDEDFLKALEHGMPPTGGMGMGVDRLLMAVTGLGIRETILFPLVK; this is translated from the coding sequence ATGACCGACGCGCCCGCCCCCTCGCCGGACACCGCCTCGCCCGAGCTCACCGACGACGAGGTCTTCGAGCAGAAGGCCGTCCGGCTGGCGAAGCGCGAGCGGCTCATCGAGTCGGGCGTCGGGGCCTACCCGGTCGGTGTGCCGGTCACCACGACCATCCCCGCCGTGCGCGCGGCCTACGAGTCGCTCGAGACCGACTCCGCGTCGGGCGACACCGTCGGCGTCGCGGGTCGCGTCGTGCACTTCCGCATCGGCGGCAAGCTCTGCTTCGCCGTGCTGCAGTCGGGCGACGGCTCGCGCCTCCAGGTGATGGTCTCGCTCGCCGAGGTCGGGGCCGCGTCGCTCCAGGAGTGGAAAGAGCTGGTCGACCTGGGCGACCACGTCTTCGTCTCCGGCGAGGTCATCTCGTCGCGCAGGGGCGAGCTCTCGGTGCTCGTGAAGGAGTGGGCGATCGCGGCGAAGGCGATCCTGCCGCTGCCCAACCTGCACTCCGAGCTCAGCGAAGAGACCCGCGTGCGCAGCCGCTACCTCGACCTGATCGTGCGCGAGCAGGCCCGCACCACCGCCCGCACACGCGCTGCCGTGATGAAGTCCCTCCGGGCCACCTTCGACTCGCACGAGTTCCTCGAGGTCGAGACCCCGATGCTGCAGACGATCCACGGCGGCGCCTCGGCCCGCCCGTTCGCGACGCACTCGAACGCGTTCGACACCGAGCTCTACCTGCGCATCGCCCCCGAGCTGTACCTCAAGCGCGCGGCCGTCGGCGGCATCGAGCGCGTCTACGAGATCAACCGCAACTTCCGCAACGAGGGCGCCGACTCGACGCACTCGCCCGAGTTCTCGATGATCGAGGCGTACCAGGCGTACGGCGACTACAACCAGATCGCCGACCTGACCCAGGAGCTCATCCAGAACGCCGCGATCGCGGTCGCAGGATCGACCCTCGTCACCTGGGCCGACGGCACCGAGTACGACCTCGGTGGCGAGTGGAGCCGCATCTCGATGTACGACTCGCTGTCGCAGGCGGCCGGCATGCACATCACGCCCGACACACCCCTCGGCGAACTGCAGGCCGTGGCCTCCGACGTCGGCATCTCGGTCGCGCAAGAGACGCACGGCAAGCTCGTCGAGGAGCTGTGGGAGCACTTCGTGAAGGGGTCGCTCACGCGCCCGACCTTCGTGATGGACTTCCCCGTCGACACCTCGCCGCTCGTCCGGGCGCACCGGTCGAAGCCCGGCGTCGTCGAGAAGTGGGACCTCTACGTCCGCGGATTCGAGCTGGCCACCGGCTACTCCGAGCTCGTCGACCCGGTCGTGCAGCGCGAGCGGTTCATCGAGCAGGCACGCCTCGGCGCTCGCGGCGACGTCGAGGCGATGCGGCTCGACGAGGACTTCCTGAAGGCCCTCGAGCACGGCATGCCCCCGACCGGCGGCATGGGCATGGGTGTCGACCGCCTGCTGATGGCGGTCACGGGGCTCGGCATCCGCGAGACGATCCTGTTCCCGCTGGTGAAGTGA
- a CDS encoding PH domain-containing protein, producing the protein MSGWQPGSVQPPDPAGRKRLDPQPESSRRAQRPSAAALDLTDGEWHRLHPATPLLKGGLVFVVILGFFVNNAREQLIQFFLPGPDGRRGSGGDDGDPVNYVVGHGLIGLVLLGIVALLVVIIGIFYLSWRMNTFRVTAETVEVRSGIVFRTNRRARLDRIQGINIERRLLARLVGAAKLEINQAGHDANVPLAYLRSVSAEEVRSEILRRASGTREAAKQQPGSVAGPGGGVIEQRLNEFLAEPLGEDGQPPQSVVHMNLGRLIGSAILSGFTLFLVAIIAAVVVSIATTGQYFLLFVFLPTLLGSFSYYSRRVVKSLRYSITATRDGIRIGWGLLSTSNETLPPGRIHSIRLSQPLLWRPFGWWEVKINRASHSSTKGADNQANTTILPVGSRDDVTRVLGLILPELVGLTAADVEIQDALARGERSPGDVAASQPQRAVEESSRTLSLIEAGMTSSGSEGGFITSPDRARILRWFSWRRNGFRTAPGALLLRKGAIWRQLVVVPLPRLQSVGVRQGPILRRLRLAELELHTVQGPITANIGAIDQDDARRFFETASHDAVAAAQADRTHRWLEGQASQGTPQASQGMPQTQDPAAADQAHPTPPAPPSWAAPAPSDRLTGEQR; encoded by the coding sequence GTGAGCGGGTGGCAGCCGGGGTCGGTGCAGCCTCCCGATCCTGCCGGCCGCAAACGGCTCGATCCGCAGCCCGAGAGCAGCAGGCGCGCCCAGCGGCCCTCCGCCGCCGCGCTCGACCTGACCGACGGCGAGTGGCACCGGCTCCATCCGGCGACGCCGCTGCTGAAGGGCGGGCTCGTCTTCGTCGTGATCCTGGGCTTCTTCGTCAACAACGCCCGCGAGCAGCTCATCCAGTTCTTCCTGCCCGGTCCCGACGGCCGCCGGGGCAGCGGCGGCGACGACGGCGATCCGGTGAACTACGTGGTCGGGCACGGCCTGATCGGTCTGGTCCTGCTCGGGATCGTGGCCCTGCTCGTCGTCATCATCGGCATCTTCTACCTGTCGTGGCGCATGAACACCTTCCGCGTCACCGCCGAGACGGTCGAGGTGCGGAGCGGCATCGTGTTCCGCACGAACCGCCGCGCGCGTCTCGACCGGATCCAGGGCATCAACATCGAGCGCCGCCTCCTCGCGCGCCTCGTCGGGGCCGCCAAGCTCGAGATCAACCAGGCAGGTCACGACGCGAACGTCCCGCTCGCCTACCTCCGGTCGGTGTCGGCCGAGGAGGTGCGGAGCGAGATCCTGCGTCGCGCCAGCGGGACCCGCGAGGCCGCGAAGCAGCAGCCGGGCTCGGTCGCCGGCCCGGGCGGCGGCGTCATCGAGCAGCGGCTGAACGAGTTCCTCGCCGAGCCGCTCGGCGAAGACGGGCAGCCGCCGCAGTCGGTCGTGCACATGAACCTCGGCCGCCTGATCGGGTCGGCGATCCTCAGCGGCTTCACGCTGTTCCTGGTCGCCATCATCGCCGCGGTCGTCGTCAGCATCGCGACGACCGGGCAGTACTTCCTGCTGTTCGTGTTCCTGCCGACCCTGCTCGGCTCGTTCAGCTACTACTCGCGGCGCGTCGTGAAGTCGCTCCGCTACTCGATCACCGCCACCCGCGACGGCATCCGGATCGGCTGGGGCCTCCTCTCGACGAGCAACGAGACGCTGCCGCCCGGGCGCATCCACTCCATCCGCCTCAGCCAGCCGCTGCTCTGGCGGCCGTTCGGCTGGTGGGAGGTCAAGATCAACCGGGCCTCGCACTCGTCGACCAAGGGCGCCGACAACCAGGCCAACACGACGATCCTGCCGGTCGGCAGTCGAGACGACGTCACCCGGGTGCTGGGCCTGATCCTGCCCGAGCTGGTCGGCCTCACGGCGGCCGACGTCGAGATCCAGGACGCCCTGGCCCGCGGGGAGCGGTCGCCGGGCGACGTCGCTGCCTCGCAGCCGCAGCGCGCCGTCGAGGAGTCGTCGCGCACCCTCTCGCTCATCGAGGCCGGGATGACGAGCTCAGGATCGGAGGGCGGCTTCATCACGTCTCCCGACCGCGCCCGGATCCTCCGCTGGTTCTCGTGGCGGCGGAACGGCTTCCGCACCGCGCCCGGCGCCCTCCTCCTCCGGAAGGGCGCGATCTGGCGGCAGCTCGTGGTCGTTCCGCTGCCGCGGCTGCAGAGCGTGGGCGTGCGGCAGGGGCCGATCCTGCGCCGTCTCCGGCTCGCCGAGCTCGAGCTGCACACCGTCCAGGGGCCGATCACGGCGAACATCGGTGCGATCGATCAAGACGACGCCCGCCGCTTCTTCGAGACGGCCTCCCACGACGCCGTCGCGGCCGCGCAAGCCGACCGGACGCACCGGTGGCTCGAGGGGCAGGCGTCGCAGGGCACGCCCCAGGCGTCGCAGGGCATGCCCCAGACGCAGGATCCGGCAGCGGCCGACCAGGCCCACCCGACTCCGCCTGCTCCGCCATCCTGGGCCGCCCCCGCCCCGAGCGACCGCCTGACGGGGGAGCAGCGGTGA
- a CDS encoding Rossmann-like and DUF2520 domain-containing protein, whose product MSRQSGRLGVGIIGAGHVGPVLGAALAAAGHAVVGISAVSERSRDRADAILPGVPILPVQDVVERSELVLLAVPDDQLEGLVSGLATTGAWQAGQLVVHTSPVHGLSVLDPARAAGAIPLAIHPALTFTGTTIDLVRLRDSYCAVTAPGPVLPIGQALVVEMGSEPVIVDDADRSRYAEAVETATTFSAAILSQSVGILRELGMPEPGRVIAPLVRSAMDRALGVADTSVGPGTIEVASFDDEGPL is encoded by the coding sequence GTGAGCCGGCAGTCGGGGCGCCTCGGCGTCGGGATCATCGGCGCCGGCCACGTCGGGCCCGTCCTCGGAGCAGCGCTCGCGGCAGCCGGGCACGCCGTCGTGGGCATCTCGGCGGTCTCGGAGCGGAGTCGCGACCGGGCCGACGCCATCCTGCCGGGGGTGCCGATCCTGCCGGTGCAAGACGTCGTCGAGCGGAGCGAGCTCGTGCTCCTCGCGGTGCCGGACGACCAGCTCGAGGGCCTCGTCTCGGGGCTCGCGACGACCGGCGCGTGGCAGGCCGGGCAGCTCGTCGTGCACACCTCGCCGGTGCACGGGCTGTCGGTGCTCGACCCGGCTCGAGCGGCGGGGGCGATCCCGCTGGCGATCCACCCGGCGCTCACCTTCACCGGGACGACGATCGACCTCGTGCGGCTCCGCGACAGCTACTGCGCGGTCACGGCGCCCGGGCCGGTCCTGCCGATCGGGCAGGCGCTGGTCGTCGAGATGGGGTCGGAGCCCGTGATCGTCGACGACGCCGACCGTTCGCGGTACGCCGAGGCGGTCGAGACGGCGACCACGTTCTCGGCGGCGATCCTGTCGCAGTCGGTCGGGATCCTGCGCGAACTGGGCATGCCGGAGCCCGGCCGGGTCATCGCGCCGCTCGTCCGGTCGGCCATGGACCGCGCCCTCGGTGTCGCCGACACGTCTGTCGGCCCCGGTACCATCGAGGTGGCCTCGTTCGACGACGAGGGCCCCCTCTAG